A window of Roseburia hominis A2-183 genomic DNA:
CGGAAGCACCTGCGGCTGGATCGCTGCCAGAAATGCCTGTGCCCTGCCAGCTCCCATCGCTTCCATCGCTTCGTAAGCTCCCATGTCAACCGTCTCAATCAGCTCGTAAAGCTGCTTGCCGACATAAGCAAATGTAAAGACGGCAATTGCCACAGTTCCTGCCATTGTTCCAAGTCCCCAGATATAAGTCGCAATCAGTGCTGCCACCAGGGTCGGAATCGTACGCACGATACTTAAGAAGATACGCACCACGCCCAGAACGACCTTATTTTTGACCAGATTGCTGGATGCCAGGATGGCAAATGGAATTGCCAGAACCCCACCGATGAAGGAGCCGAGCAGCGACATCTTGATCGTATCTAAAAGCGGTCCCCAGATACTGCTTAAATATCCCGTCTTTGGCGGAAACATCTGTCCTAATATGACAAAAAACTGATTTCCGCGTGTGAGAATCGTATTGAGCGAAAAACCGGTAATCCGGACGGAAATGACGGTCGCAATCAGAAGCAGAAGAAGTACAAGCGGTGTGCGCGTGCGTTTTTCCTCCACTACTTTTCCGTCGGATAACACCAGTTTCTTCGGCTTGAAAATTTTATCATATATTCCCATCAGGCTTCCTCCACCTCATCCGGTATCTTTCCGGCATAGATCATGTTTAACACATCCTCTGTCACATCCGCGGAAGGTCCGTCATAGACGATCTTTCCGGCGCGGATACCGATGATCCGGTCCGCATAGGCAAGCGCCAGTTCTACGTGGTGGATATTGATCAAAATGGTAATGTTCATTTCCTGATTGATCTTCTTAAAATCGCTCATTACCTGCTTTGCTGTTACCGGATCGAGCGCCGCTACCGGCTCATCCGCGAGGATGATTTTCGGATTCTGTGCAAGTGTGCGGGCGAGCGCCACGCGCTGCTGCTGTCCGCCTGAAAGCTGGTCCGCACGGATATATGCCTTATCTAAAATGCCCACTTTGTCGAGTGCCTCCAAAGCGTTCAACTTGTCTTCTTTTTTAAATATACCGAGTAATACACGCCAGAACGGCATCTCAGGCACTTTTGCCATCAATACGTTGCGGATGACCGTGGTGCGTGTCACAAGATTAAAGGATTGAAAAATCATTCCGATATTGCGGCGGAATTTCCGCAGTTGTTTTCCTTTGAGGTTCTTAACCTCCTGTCCGTCCACTGTAAGCGTACCGGAAGTAATGTCATGCATACGGTTGATCGTGCGAAGCAGTGTCGATTTTCCTGCTCCCGAAAGACCGATGATTCCCACAAACTCGCCCTGCTCAATCGTAAGATTGACATCGTCGAGTCCAACCACGCCGTTGGGATATACCTTGGATACGTTTGAAAACTCTATCATAAATGCTCCTTCCACATTGCCTTAAAAAATGTGCAGCACAGCGGAGTGATGTCTCTTTCCAAGATCACTCCGCTGACACTGCACCCTTTGTCTGCCCGTTTCTGATTAGTTGGCTGCGTTCAGTTCCTGAATCAGCTTCTGTGCTTCTCTTTCCTTATCATAGTCAGAAGACTGTGCCGGCTCATATCCGTTGTGGCTGTAGATTGCGATAACCGCCTTGCCCTCTTCGGTATTGCCGATGTTGATCAGTGCTGTCTGAATGGCTGTCTTTAAGTTCTCATCCATGTACGGAGAGGTCTTGCTCACACAGACGGTATCGTTGTAGATCGGATCTGTCACACCGATGACGTTCGTCTCCTCCCAGATGGAAGCAGAGCGTCCATACTCGCTGGTCCAGTTTTCCTCGTAGTCACGTCTTGCGTCTGCGTAGGTTACCAATACATCTACCTGTCCGGATGCAAGTCTTGCGAATGCACTTGCATAGGAATCAGACTGTACTGCATTGGAAAGATCTGTGATGCCCTTGCCGTAACGATCCTGCATCCATAATGCCGGGTAAATGTAGCCTGCCGGTGAAGAAGAAGACATCACGCTCCAGTTTGCGCTATCCAGATCATCCCAGGTAAGCTCCTCTCCGGAATTTACCTTGTCTGCAAGCTCCTGTCCTTTCTCAGAAGGACCTGCGATGAACAGAGCACGGTAAGATACTGCCTGCTTGTCAGATGCCTCTGTCGGCTGTCCGTCATTCCAGTCCGCCGGATTGTCGGAGTCCTTGTTCAGACCATCTCTGGTTGCGGTCAGGATCACATCACATCCGTCATCATAGAGCACGTAAGTACCGCCCGGAATAAATCCAACATCCGCTGTTCCGGCGGAAAGTGCCTCGCCTACTGCCTCGTATGTCGTACCTACGGAAATGTTTACACTGTCTACATCATAGCCCAGTCCCGCAAGCTCGTTCTTTAACAGATCACTCAACGGCTCTGTTGCAGTTACGATCTCTTCCGGATCTCTGGACGGTACAAAATATACGTTTAACGCATCCAGATGCACATTCTCAGCGGAAGCTGTCTGGCTCTCCGTAGTAGCAGCTGCTGTCTCGCCTGCTGCTGCACCTGCATTGCTGTTATCTGTTGTCTCTTCTGTGTTACTTCCACAGCCTGCAAATGTACCCATGCACATTGCTGCTGCCAGTAAAGTAGCTGTCAATCTCTTCATAATTGCAAATTTCTCCTCTCTGCAGTGAAACAATTATTCATGCACTGTCGCCCAGTTCCAATTTTGTCGGCAGGTAAACCTTCATACTGTCCACGCGCTTGTCGATGATTCGTTCCAGCAAAAGCTTGATTGCTGTTGACCATACAATATCCGGCAGCATCCGAAGACTGGTATATGTCGGATATTTCGTCTGCAGCGTCTCAATATCACGGTAAATGACAACCGCAACATCCTTCGGAATCCGGTATTTTAATTCTTTTACCGCTTCCAGGGCGCCTTCTGCCACCTCATCATTTCCAAGCACCAGAACTTCCGGTACATCATCTGTCTCCAGAAGTTCTCTGGTCAGACGGTAGCCGCTCTCTCTGCTGATTTCACCCACACAGAAATAGTGCTCCTTATAGCACCCTCTCTGCGCAAGGATCTCCGTCAGTCCCATTAAGCGGTGGGTACCGATCCGTACACCATCCTTCTCATAGATACCGCCGATATAACCGATACTCCGGTATTCCTTGACATCCAGAAGATAGTGTACCATATCCTTTAAGCCCTGCTCATAGTCCATGATAATCTGGTCAAACTCATAATCTTTCTGATCCGAATTGACAAACAGGATCGCATCACTCTGTTTTCGCAGAAAATTTATCTCTTCCTCCGAAAAAGATCCAAATGCGAGAATCCCGTCGACATCTGCATCTTCCCTGCAGGTGATCCGCAAAAAGCTGACGTCCACCTTCTGCGGCATCGTCGCTGCGATATGGTCCAGCGATGCCAGTCGTATGTCGTGCCTGTCCCCTCTTACCAGATGCCAGTCTGCCACACCGATCGTAACATGGGTCTTATTCTGCGCATGACGCATCTTAGGCGGAATATAGTTTAATTCGTGGGCAATCTTTAAAATCTGGCTCCTGACTTCTGCTGTGACGTTCAATGTCTCATCCTGATTCAGTACCCTCGATACAGTCGCCGGTGATACCTTTGCTAACTCTGCAATTTCTTTGATTGTTGCCATATAATCACGCCTTTCTTCTGCATTATATTTCACGTTTTTTTTAATTTCAATAGCGTTAGTAAACTTTTACTAAATTTTTACTAGATTTTACATAACCTATACATAAGGCTTATAAATCGGCATCTTTTCGCTTATAAAAAAACCGGAAATGCCATTTTCTGACATCTCCGGTCCGTCCGCCTCCTCTATCCTCTTAACAGAAGTTCCTTTTCCACAACTTTGCCATTTCTGATATAGATACGCGGCACACGTTTGCTCACCGCGCAGGTAAGCTCGTAAGGAATCGTCCCGGCAAGTGCCGCAAGATCATTGATGGAGTTCTGTTTTCCGAACACCTCGACCTCGCTTCCAACATCCACACCCATTTTTCCTGTCAGATCGATCATACACATGTCCATGCAGATCTTCCCGCGCTGCGGAGCCGGTCCCTCTTTTGTCATCAGCGCGCAGCGGTTGGAAAGACAGCGGAAAAAGCCATCGGCATAGCCGTAGGGAACCACGCCGATCCGCGTGGTATGCTCTGTCTTAAAAATGCCGCCGTAGCTGATCGCCGTCCCTGCCGGATAGATCTTGATGGTGCTGACCGTCGTCTTTAATGTCATGACCGGCAAAAGCCCCAGCTCGTCCGCAAACTCCCCGTAGCCGTACAGAAGCAGTCCCGGGCGCACCATATCAAGAAAGGTCTCCGGATATCTTGCAACCGCGCCGGTGTTCGCGCAGTGACGGAGCGCGAACTTTCTTCCCAGGCGCTTTTCGACTTCCTCAATCACGCGCATAAACAGGTCGAACTGATGCTCCGTGTATTTTTTGCAGTCCTCGCCAGGCTCGTCCGATACCGCGAAATGCGTAAAGATACCCTCCGCATCCAGTCCTGGCAGCGAGCAGCCGTGACAGATTCCCGCCACGCCCGTCTCAAAATGATCTCCGTCGCACAGATATCCCAGACGCGACATTCCGGTATCCACCTTGATGTGGATCTTTAAGATGCCGCCGCACTTGACCGCCTCTTCGCTGTACTCAAGCGCTTTCGCCTCACAGCTGACCGCCTGTGTAATGTGATATTTGATCAGTCTTGATACCTGCTCCTTCGGTGTGTGTCCGAGAATTAAAATCGGCATCGTAACGTCATTTAAACGCAACTCGACCGCCTCATCAATACTGCTGACCGCCAGATAATCCGCACCAAGCTCCTGCAGCAGATGCGATACCTGTACAGAACCGTGTCCGTAGGCATCCGCCTTCACAACCCCCAGAAACTTTACATCTGCACCGATTCTCTCTCTTAATTTATGATAATTGTGTGCCAGGGCATCCAGATCAATCTCCGCCCAGGTACGTCTCAATGTCGACTCCATGCCGCACTGCCTCCCGCTTCATTTCTTCTATATTTATACGAATACTATAATCCACGCGCCACATTTATGCAAACAAAAAGTTCCCTTCCATGCTTTGCCTTGATAAGTAATATTATAAGAAACACACTTGGGGATTTCATGTGGAAATACAGATGGAATATTCGGTTCAAAAAATATGGCATTTCTAACCAACCGAATGGTTGCATCTTCGATGATCCGTGTCTTTCCAAGTTTGGAGCACTCCACGGGTCATGTCCGCACTCCGGAAGACAATTTGTAGGACTTTTGTGTGTGTCCCTTATGGCACCTCTGAACAAAACATAACCGCGCGAAGCCGCTATCTGAGTCGGCATCTGCCCTATTTTCAATAGCAGATGCCGGCGAGTTCGGTTCGCGCGGTTTTATATTGTCTGTGAAGAGGTGCCATTAGGGACACCAGAAAGTCCGCCCATTGTCTCCGGTGTGTCGGACATGCACCCGTCGGATTGTCCAAACGTGGAAAAGACACGGAATCTGATGCAACCATTCGATCGGAAGAAATGCTCACATTTTTCTCCAACGAATATTCCATCTGCATTTCCATCTGAAATCCACACGGTGTGTTTCTTATAATATTACTTATCCCCAAAAGAGATCTATGCTTCCTCCACTTCAAAGTAGCTGCTCCAGTTCGCGGACAACTTCTCATGCAGGGTGCTTACCACAGAATCCAGATCTTCAATGGTTGGCAAGCCCATATTTGCCGCTCCTTCGTTCATTGCGGTGGCAAGTAATGCAAGATTATCCTCGTCACCCAGATCCTCCAGCGATAATCCCAATTCATCCAGCTTCATCAGGATGCTGTCCGGATTTGCGCGGAATGTCTCTGACAACTCCTCAAGCAATGCCTCTGTTCCTGTCGCTGCGGTTCCCTGCGTCTCTGTCGTTCCCGTGACCTGTGTGCTCTCCGTCGTCTCGTCTGTCTCCTCCGTCTCCTGCGGCGGCATCGGCGGCATTGGCGGGCGTTCTCCGCTCATCATCCCCTGTGCATTGTAAGTGCTGCTCGGCATCGGAATGTCCATGTCCATCTGGCTGATGCCCGGCACATAACTGTCCGTAGCGCTGTTCTCTTCCTTCTGCTGTGCGGCCTGGCTCTCCTGCATCTTCTGCTTCCACTCTTCCAGTGCTTCCAGATATGCCTCGTAACTTGAACTCTCGACCTTCATAACCAATTCCTTTCTGAGGTGGTTCCTTCCCGAAATTGTGCCATCCTTTGCATTTTCCTCAAAATAGCTATCGGTTCTGCCGCAGAAAAAATAACAGACTTCACATAACATTCAGATAACCGTCACATTACTCCCCGGACTGATAGACAATCTCTCCGTTTATGATGGTATATAATATCCGCGCGTCAACCGAAAACGGGGTGCCTTTTAGCAAAACAAAATCTGCATCCTTCCCTTCTTCAATGCTTCCGACACGATCTTCGGCGCCGATATGCCTTGCCGCCTGAATGGTAATTGCCCGCAGCGCATCAAACTCACGCATGCCGTTGTAGATTGCCCGCCCTGCGCAGAGCGGCAGATAGCGCTCCTCGATGACCGGCGAATCGGTGATGATCGACACCTCGCAGCCGGCATCCGCCAGAATTGCAGGCGTCTCAAATCCCTTGTTCTTCAACTCGTACTTCGTCGCATGACCGAAGGACGGACCGACCGCCACCGGAAAATGCTCCGCACCCAATTCCTTTGCGATCAGCGCGCCGTCCGTCACGTGATCGAGCCTTAACCCCAGATGGAACTCCTTTGCAATGCGGATTGCCGTGCAGATATCGTCCGCCCGGTGTGCATGCGCTTTCAGCGGTATCTCCCCGCGGATGACCGGCAGCATTGCTTCCAGTTTTGCATCGTAGGCTGGCATTTTGCTGATGTCCACCTGCCCCTCCCCGCTGCCGCGGTTGATCTCATTCCAGCTTGTCTCACAGCCTGCCTCCCGCAGCTTTTTATCGTAGATGATCGTCTTCTGCAGCACTTCCCGCAGTTTTGCCGCCACAGACATGCGCGAATAGACGCCTTTTTCCTTATAACAGTTCTTCGGATTCTCTCCGAATGCAATTTTCATGGCTGATTTTTCCCGGACAATCATGTCGTCCACGCGGTTTCCATACGTTTTGATGATGCAGAAGGTTCCTCCGATCACATTGGAGCTTCCCGGTCCTGTCGACACGCAGGTAACGCCTCCCTCCCTTGCCATGCGGAAAGTCTCATCCTGCGGGTTGATCGCATCTATCGCCGAGAGCTGCGGTGTCATCGGATCGCCAAGCTCATTGAAGTCCTGCCCCGCAAAACCGACCGCATAACCGTCGAGCCCCAGATGGCAGTGTGCATCCACAAACCCGGGATAGACATCGATCCCCATCGCATCAATGACAGCCGCTTCATTGATGACTTTGCCCTCCAGCACAGGCGCAATCTTTTTTATTTTTCCGTCCTCAATCAAAATATCCGCCACAAATGCCTCCTCGTCGACGGCATTATGGATCGTTCCCTGTTTTAACAATAAATACTGACTCATCGCAATCCTCCTGTGTTATTCTTTCCCTGCTCTGTCCTTAATTTTTTCTTGCATTTTATAGTTATCCTGTTATAATACAACTAAGAAATGAGTTTTTCGACCGTACAGCTATTGCTCAAGCGGCTCGCTCGTTTCTTTTTTTATTCTCAGAATATCGTATAAATACATTTTTCCATCTTCATCATGGCGTATTAAAATCCTTGCGCCAAAGATATTATATCTGCACAAATTTCCCTCATCGTTGTATACAGGTATTGCAAAACGTGTATCATAACGATACCATCCATATTTTGCATCTGCCACATGTTTTTCCTCGTAATTAGGCGCAAATGTTTTACCGGCGGCAATTTTTATCATTGGTTCTACAATCTGAGATGCATTTGCATGCCGATTTGCACCTTTTAGGCTTTTCGTATCTTTGGAATGCGTATATTCATCCGGAAAATCTTTCCCGATATAAATCTCATCGGATGTTTCTAAAATCTGCACGCAGCTTCCAACATATTCCTTTAAACACTGTTCCACTGTATTCCAGTCAATATTCCTTCTGCTTTTAAATCGTAAATCATTGATAATGACAACTTTATTTCCTTCCGCATCTTCCACAATGTCATAGTGATTTCTTATCTCATTCCTCGCATTGTCTGTATCTATACTTCTCGTATAGTATGCCAGCATCCTTGGAATATATTCTGGCGGGATCCTTCTACCTGTCTCCCACTCCTCCATCGTCCTGAGCGGAATACCAAATTTTTGACAAAACTCTTTTCTGTTTAACCCTGTCCGGCTGCGTATTTCTTTTACTGTCTCACTTGTTTCCATACCAGCATCCCCTTCTGCCAAGTCCTCATTGCGTGGTTTTCTTTTAATTTAGCACAACCGCTCTTTCCTGTCTATATTTATATATACAAAAACCACCGGGGCGGCACGCTATTGCATGCCGCCCCGGGGATTTTTGTATATGGGTATATCATCAAATAATATTAAGAAGAAACCTTATTTATGCCACGTTCTTCTTCAGAACGCCTAACAGTACCGCAGATACCACAGATCCGATCGCCAGTGCCACCAGATACATGAATGGATTACCGACGGTCGGGAATACGAAGATTCCGCCGTGCGGTGCCATCAGAGTACAGTTAAATGCCATGGAAAGTGCTCCTGCGACTGCCGATCCTACCACACAGGATGGAAGTACATGTAACGGGTCAGAAGCTGCAAACGGGATAGCACCCTCTGTGATAAAGGAAAGTCCCATTATAAAGTTTGTCGGTCCTGCCTTTCTCTCCTCTGCGGTGAACTTGTTCTTGAATACTAATGTTGCAATAGCGATTGCGATTGGCGGAACCATACCGCCGACCATAACTGCTGCCATGATGTTATAGTTTCCGGCTGCGATGGATGCTGTACCGAATACATAAGCTGCCTTGTTGACTGGACCGCCCATATCCACAGACATCATACCGCCGAGCAGTGCACCCAGCAGAATTGCACTTGCGCCGTTTAATCCATTGAGTCCGTTGTTGATCAGAGTGTTTAATGCTCCGATTGGCGGCTCAACCACGTAAGTCATAATCACACCTGTAATAAAAATACCAAGCACCGGATAGATCAGCATCGGCTTCATGCCTTCCAGGCTTTCCGGCATCTTTGAGCAGATCTTCTTGAGCAGAAGCACTACATAGCCTGCCAGGAAACCGGCTACCAGAGCTCCGAGGAAACCGGAAGTTCCGTTTGCCGCGATCGCTCCGCCGACAAAACCAACAGCAAGACCAGGTCGGTCTGCAATACTCATTGCGATAAACCCGGCAAGAATCGGAAGCATAAATCCGAATGCCGCGCCACCTATTGACTTAAACATTGCTGCCACTGGTGTAATCGTACCGAAGTTACTTCTCTGATCCATCGGAAGAGAATTCAGATCTACGGAAAATCCATCGATCAGGAATGCCAGTGCGATCAGGATACCACCGCCGACAACGAATGGGAGCATATGGGATACACCGTTCATCAGATGCTTATAAATCTGATGTCCGACGCTGTCCTTCTCATTATCGTTTCTATTTGCCGCTTCTTTATTGGATGCGTGGTATGTAGCCGCATCTCCATTGATTGCTCTCTTAATCAGTTCCTCAGCCTTGCTGATACCGTCTGCAACCTTGCACTCAATGACAGGTTTGCCATCAAAACGCTCCATCGGAACCTGTGTATCGGCAGCCACGATAATGCAATCCGCCTCGGCAATCTCCGCTCTGGTCAGCACATTCTTGGCGCCGCCGGAACCTCTGGTCTCAACCTTGATGCGGTATCCTAACTCTGCTGCTTTCTTCTCAAGGCTCTCTGCTGCCATATACGTATGCGCGATACCGGTCGGGCATCCTGTTACTGCAAGGATCAGCCTGCCGCCCTTTGTCTCTGTCTTTGCCGGTGCCTCTTTGGCTTCTTCCACATCCTTTGCACTCTCAGCCACATCAATGACATGTAAAAACTCTTCCACGCTCTTTGCATTCCGAAGATCATTTGTGAACTTCTCATCCATCAGCAGTACAGAAAGTTTGCTTAATACGTCCAGATGCACATTGTCTTTGGTGTTCGGCGCAGCGATCAAAAAGATCAGGTCTGCCTTCTCACCGTCCAGCGACTGGAAATCCACACCGCCTGCAACACGCATTGCCGCAAGTCCCGGTGCCTTTACAACATCTGATTTGCAGTGAGGAATCGCAATCCCTTCACCAATACCGGTTGTGCCCTCTTCCTCTCTTGCGTATACCCCTTTTCGATAAGTCTCGACGTCGCCAATCTTACCACTTCTCGCCATCAGATCCACTGCGTGATCGAGGGCTTCTTTTTTGCTTGCAGCTTTTGCATTCAGGTCAATGCTCTCTACTGCTAACAATTCCCTGATTCTCATGATTCTTCCTCCTCCATAATGTTAAATGGTTTCTATTTAATCTGCGCACATTTTATAATTCTCATTTGCCG
This region includes:
- the phnE gene encoding phosphonate ABC transporter, permease protein PhnE; translation: MGIYDKIFKPKKLVLSDGKVVEEKRTRTPLVLLLLLIATVISVRITGFSLNTILTRGNQFFVILGQMFPPKTGYLSSIWGPLLDTIKMSLLGSFIGGVLAIPFAILASSNLVKNKVVLGVVRIFLSIVRTIPTLVAALIATYIWGLGTMAGTVAIAVFTFAYVGKQLYELIETVDMGAYEAMEAMGAGRAQAFLAAIQPQVLPAYLSVCLFCFEGNVRYAAILGYVGAGGLGLILNEKIGWREYDSVGMILVVLFGTVLVIEALSHYIRKKLT
- the phnC gene encoding phosphonate ABC transporter ATP-binding protein codes for the protein MIEFSNVSKVYPNGVVGLDDVNLTIEQGEFVGIIGLSGAGKSTLLRTINRMHDITSGTLTVDGQEVKNLKGKQLRKFRRNIGMIFQSFNLVTRTTVIRNVLMAKVPEMPFWRVLLGIFKKEDKLNALEALDKVGILDKAYIRADQLSGGQQQRVALARTLAQNPKIILADEPVAALDPVTAKQVMSDFKKINQEMNITILINIHHVELALAYADRIIGIRAGKIVYDGPSADVTEDVLNMIYAGKIPDEVEEA
- a CDS encoding phosphate/phosphite/phosphonate ABC transporter substrate-binding protein, giving the protein MKRLTATLLAAAMCMGTFAGCGSNTEETTDNSNAGAAAGETAAATTESQTASAENVHLDALNVYFVPSRDPEEIVTATEPLSDLLKNELAGLGYDVDSVNISVGTTYEAVGEALSAGTADVGFIPGGTYVLYDDGCDVILTATRDGLNKDSDNPADWNDGQPTEASDKQAVSYRALFIAGPSEKGQELADKVNSGEELTWDDLDSANWSVMSSSSPAGYIYPALWMQDRYGKGITDLSNAVQSDSYASAFARLASGQVDVLVTYADARRDYEENWTSEYGRSASIWEETNVIGVTDPIYNDTVCVSKTSPYMDENLKTAIQTALINIGNTEEGKAVIAIYSHNGYEPAQSSDYDKEREAQKLIQELNAAN
- a CDS encoding LacI family DNA-binding transcriptional regulator, translating into MATIKEIAELAKVSPATVSRVLNQDETLNVTAEVRSQILKIAHELNYIPPKMRHAQNKTHVTIGVADWHLVRGDRHDIRLASLDHIAATMPQKVDVSFLRITCREDADVDGILAFGSFSEEEINFLRKQSDAILFVNSDQKDYEFDQIIMDYEQGLKDMVHYLLDVKEYRSIGYIGGIYEKDGVRIGTHRLMGLTEILAQRGCYKEHYFCVGEISRESGYRLTRELLETDDVPEVLVLGNDEVAEGALEAVKELKYRIPKDVAVVIYRDIETLQTKYPTYTSLRMLPDIVWSTAIKLLLERIIDKRVDSMKVYLPTKLELGDSA
- the alr gene encoding alanine racemase, translated to MESTLRRTWAEIDLDALAHNYHKLRERIGADVKFLGVVKADAYGHGSVQVSHLLQELGADYLAVSSIDEAVELRLNDVTMPILILGHTPKEQVSRLIKYHITQAVSCEAKALEYSEEAVKCGGILKIHIKVDTGMSRLGYLCDGDHFETGVAGICHGCSLPGLDAEGIFTHFAVSDEPGEDCKKYTEHQFDLFMRVIEEVEKRLGRKFALRHCANTGAVARYPETFLDMVRPGLLLYGYGEFADELGLLPVMTLKTTVSTIKIYPAGTAISYGGIFKTEHTTRIGVVPYGYADGFFRCLSNRCALMTKEGPAPQRGKICMDMCMIDLTGKMGVDVGSEVEVFGKQNSINDLAALAGTIPYELTCAVSKRVPRIYIRNGKVVEKELLLRG
- a CDS encoding amidohydrolase — protein: MSQYLLLKQGTIHNAVDEEAFVADILIEDGKIKKIAPVLEGKVINEAAVIDAMGIDVYPGFVDAHCHLGLDGYAVGFAGQDFNELGDPMTPQLSAIDAINPQDETFRMAREGGVTCVSTGPGSSNVIGGTFCIIKTYGNRVDDMIVREKSAMKIAFGENPKNCYKEKGVYSRMSVAAKLREVLQKTIIYDKKLREAGCETSWNEINRGSGEGQVDISKMPAYDAKLEAMLPVIRGEIPLKAHAHRADDICTAIRIAKEFHLGLRLDHVTDGALIAKELGAEHFPVAVGPSFGHATKYELKNKGFETPAILADAGCEVSIITDSPVIEERYLPLCAGRAIYNGMREFDALRAITIQAARHIGAEDRVGSIEEGKDADFVLLKGTPFSVDARILYTIINGEIVYQSGE
- a CDS encoding helix-turn-helix domain-containing protein, which translates into the protein METSETVKEIRSRTGLNRKEFCQKFGIPLRTMEEWETGRRIPPEYIPRMLAYYTRSIDTDNARNEIRNHYDIVEDAEGNKVVIINDLRFKSRRNIDWNTVEQCLKEYVGSCVQILETSDEIYIGKDFPDEYTHSKDTKSLKGANRHANASQIVEPMIKIAAGKTFAPNYEEKHVADAKYGWYRYDTRFAIPVYNDEGNLCRYNIFGARILIRHDEDGKMYLYDILRIKKETSEPLEQ
- a CDS encoding PTS fructose transporter subunit IIABC; this translates as MRIRELLAVESIDLNAKAASKKEALDHAVDLMARSGKIGDVETYRKGVYAREEEGTTGIGEGIAIPHCKSDVVKAPGLAAMRVAGGVDFQSLDGEKADLIFLIAAPNTKDNVHLDVLSKLSVLLMDEKFTNDLRNAKSVEEFLHVIDVAESAKDVEEAKEAPAKTETKGGRLILAVTGCPTGIAHTYMAAESLEKKAAELGYRIKVETRGSGGAKNVLTRAEIAEADCIIVAADTQVPMERFDGKPVIECKVADGISKAEELIKRAINGDAATYHASNKEAANRNDNEKDSVGHQIYKHLMNGVSHMLPFVVGGGILIALAFLIDGFSVDLNSLPMDQRSNFGTITPVAAMFKSIGGAAFGFMLPILAGFIAMSIADRPGLAVGFVGGAIAANGTSGFLGALVAGFLAGYVVLLLKKICSKMPESLEGMKPMLIYPVLGIFITGVIMTYVVEPPIGALNTLINNGLNGLNGASAILLGALLGGMMSVDMGGPVNKAAYVFGTASIAAGNYNIMAAVMVGGMVPPIAIAIATLVFKNKFTAEERKAGPTNFIMGLSFITEGAIPFAASDPLHVLPSCVVGSAVAGALSMAFNCTLMAPHGGIFVFPTVGNPFMYLVALAIGSVVSAVLLGVLKKNVA